Proteins encoded in a region of the Drosophila sechellia strain sech25 chromosome 2L, ASM438219v1, whole genome shotgun sequence genome:
- the LOC6617824 gene encoding probable serine/threonine-protein kinase MARK-A, with the protein MAPSNMDYHNESEVGESYTHKKFKTAGYTHKKFGKKSSKDIAPTANATPLFRPYALSENTPRKRRQETEREVQQQQEQPLHHHHSLPPTPPTTPPQHQQHPHPATQVPVTQIPVTHSPVFNHQAYAYMLQKQRAVLQMRQLLNINPDANTWPLEWRQALQALLQQ; encoded by the coding sequence ATGGCACCTTCGAACATGGATTACCACAACGAGTCGGAAGTCGGCGAGAGCTACACCCACAAGAAGTTCAAAACCGCCGGGTATACGCACAAAAAGTTTGGCAAGAAGAGCTCCAAGGATATCGCCCCCACAGCCAATGCCACGCCCCTGTTCCGGCCGTACGCCCTCAGCGAAAATACACCACGAAAACGTCGCCAGGAGACGGAGCGGGaggtgcaacagcagcaggagcaaccATTGCACCATCACCACTCATTGCCTCCCACACCACCAACCACACCTccgcagcaccagcaacatccGCATCCGGCCACCCAAGTTCCGGTAACCCAAATTCCGGTCACCCATTCGCCGGTCTTCAATCACCAGGCATACGCTTACATGCTACAAAAGCAGCGCGCCGTGCTCCAGATGCGACAACTGCTCAATATCAATCCGGATGCCAACACCTGGCCACTGGAATGGCGCCAGGCCCTCCAGGCTCTGCTGCAGCAATGA